Proteins from a single region of Segatella copri:
- a CDS encoding IS256 family transposase — translation MDNLEIDYKKAAQQLRSGEALFGKDGALAPLLERILNSALEGEMDAHLSEEERSSGNRRNGKMSKKVQTKYGEVTIETPRDRDGTFQPETVKKRETILANGMADQIIEMYAMGTSTRDISSYFEREFNTTLSADTISSITDRVLPEITAWKSRMLDPVYAICWLDAIHYKVKDENGRAVTRAIYNILGINKEGQKELLGMYVSKSEGANFWLEVLTDLQNRGVRDILICCIDGLKGFPDAIQSVFPESSVQLCIVHQIRNSIKYVGSKHQKEFIKDLRTVYGAVNKDSAAANLDLLESKWGEMYPIVIKSWRDNWERLTEYFQYTPTIRKLIYTTNTVEGYHRQVRKVTKTKGVFPTDNSLEKLVYLAYRNIRKKWTMPLANWGQISQQMAIKFGDRFKIM, via the coding sequence ATGGACAACTTAGAAATTGATTACAAGAAAGCAGCTCAGCAGTTGCGTAGTGGTGAAGCCTTATTTGGCAAGGACGGAGCATTAGCTCCATTGTTAGAGCGTATTCTCAACTCAGCTCTCGAAGGTGAGATGGACGCTCATTTAAGTGAAGAGGAACGCTCTTCCGGCAACCGTCGTAATGGTAAGATGAGTAAGAAGGTTCAAACAAAATATGGTGAGGTCACTATAGAGACTCCTCGTGACCGAGACGGAACTTTCCAACCTGAGACCGTAAAGAAGCGTGAGACTATTCTTGCCAATGGCATGGCAGACCAGATTATTGAGATGTACGCCATGGGCACCAGCACACGTGACATCAGCAGCTACTTTGAGCGTGAGTTCAACACAACTCTATCAGCCGATACAATCAGCTCTATAACAGACCGTGTATTACCCGAAATCACCGCCTGGAAGTCTCGCATGCTCGATCCTGTATATGCCATTTGCTGGCTTGATGCTATCCATTATAAGGTAAAGGATGAGAATGGCAGAGCTGTCACACGAGCCATTTACAACATTCTTGGTATCAACAAGGAAGGCCAAAAAGAACTGTTAGGTATGTATGTGTCTAAGAGTGAAGGAGCTAACTTCTGGCTAGAAGTTCTTACGGATCTTCAGAACCGTGGTGTTCGAGACATCTTGATTTGTTGTATTGATGGTCTCAAAGGCTTCCCGGATGCCATCCAAAGCGTATTTCCTGAGAGTTCTGTGCAGCTCTGTATTGTCCATCAGATACGCAATTCTATCAAGTATGTTGGCAGTAAGCATCAAAAGGAGTTTATCAAGGATTTAAGAACAGTATATGGTGCAGTAAACAAAGACTCCGCTGCTGCTAATTTAGACCTGTTAGAGTCTAAGTGGGGAGAGATGTACCCAATTGTCATCAAGTCATGGCGTGACAATTGGGAACGTCTGACAGAGTATTTCCAATATACTCCAACCATCCGTAAACTCATTTATACGACCAATACGGTTGAGGGGTATCACAGACAGGTAAGAAAGGTCACAAAGACTAAAGGGGTCTTTCCTACGGATAATTCTTTGGAGAAGCTTGTGTACTTAGCTTACCGCAACATCCGTAAGAAATGGACTATGCCACTGGCAAATTGGGGACAAATTTCTCAACAAATGGCAATAAAATTTGGAGATAGATTTAAAATTATGTAA
- a CDS encoding DUF3575 domain-containing protein yields the protein MRKILFLLLLAFPYTSRIAAQDIHFIGKRSVGTCHAKANCKNPILWKLKTNLLYDAFVVPNISAEMHLGRNWSAGLGYWYTWWKTNPCHRYWRSYGGEIDIRKYFGSQALKSHLTGHHLGAVSQMGMYDVEFGKRGNMSDFSYTIGAEYGYTFPISPRVSLDLGMALGYFGGTYKVYDPIDTHYVWQETRNRRYFGPVKADITLAFQIGKNYRTEKGGMK from the coding sequence ATGAGAAAAATACTATTCCTCCTCTTGTTGGCATTTCCATACACAAGCAGGATTGCGGCGCAAGACATCCATTTCATAGGAAAGCGAAGTGTGGGCACATGCCATGCAAAAGCAAATTGCAAGAATCCCATCCTTTGGAAATTGAAGACCAATCTATTGTATGACGCATTTGTCGTTCCCAACATTTCAGCAGAAATGCACTTGGGAAGGAACTGGTCGGCAGGGCTAGGCTATTGGTACACCTGGTGGAAGACCAATCCATGCCATAGATACTGGCGCAGTTATGGAGGAGAAATAGATATAAGAAAGTATTTTGGAAGCCAAGCATTAAAAAGCCATCTCACAGGCCATCATCTTGGAGCTGTGAGTCAGATGGGAATGTATGATGTGGAGTTCGGAAAACGAGGCAACATGTCAGATTTCTCCTATACGATAGGAGCTGAATACGGCTACACATTTCCCATCAGTCCAAGGGTTAGTTTGGACTTGGGCATGGCCTTAGGTTATTTTGGAGGAACATACAAGGTGTATGACCCGATAGATACCCACTATGTATGGCAAGAGACCAGGAACAGGAGATATTTCGGTCCTGTGAAAGCAGACATCACCCTAGCATTCCAGATAGGCAAGAACTATAGAACGGAGAAAGGAGGCATGAAATGA
- a CDS encoding DUF5119 domain-containing protein, whose translation MTNINPFKIIMKVRTAMWYLFFLTIGVWLLSSCEQKELCYDHNHASNVKVTFDWEQHPNANPASMCFYLFPREKGERTLKREFIGKNDGIAQALVGVSYTALGFNSDARNTSFRNNIRTNSIEASSKDAGTIDRIGISASLLPRAKGTEGERMSMEADSIYSGASEKDILISLEENDRGDTCKITLSPKRRFCTYRLKIINIANQQNLSSSIAGSISGLAGGINLSTGEKTEAKVTVPFAVGTTNESTLEGQLRCYGNSPSEDAANYLVIYTMLKDGTKWCYIYDVTKQIKEAPNPYEVEIVLDKLPVPTKIGGNSGFTPGVSDWNIIEIPIVM comes from the coding sequence ATGACGAATATCAATCCTTTTAAAATCATCATGAAAGTAAGAACGGCGATGTGGTACCTATTCTTCCTGACCATAGGAGTCTGGCTACTCAGCAGTTGCGAGCAGAAAGAGCTATGCTATGACCACAACCATGCCTCCAATGTAAAAGTCACTTTCGATTGGGAGCAACACCCAAATGCCAATCCTGCATCCATGTGCTTTTACCTTTTCCCAAGGGAAAAAGGCGAAAGGACTCTCAAAAGGGAGTTCATCGGAAAGAACGACGGTATAGCCCAAGCCCTAGTTGGCGTAAGCTACACGGCATTGGGATTCAATTCCGATGCTAGGAACACCAGTTTTCGCAACAATATCAGAACAAACAGCATTGAGGCAAGTTCCAAGGATGCAGGAACTATAGATAGAATCGGAATATCGGCCAGTCTTTTACCAAGAGCCAAGGGGACAGAAGGCGAAAGGATGTCGATGGAAGCAGACAGCATCTATTCTGGGGCTTCGGAGAAAGACATTCTCATATCACTGGAAGAGAACGACCGAGGCGACACATGCAAGATAACGCTTAGTCCAAAGCGAAGATTTTGCACATATAGGTTGAAGATAATTAACATCGCTAATCAGCAAAACCTCTCATCCTCCATAGCAGGTTCCATCTCAGGCCTTGCAGGCGGCATCAACCTTTCCACTGGAGAAAAGACAGAGGCAAAGGTCACCGTTCCCTTTGCGGTAGGCACAACAAACGAAAGCACTTTGGAAGGACAGCTTCGATGCTATGGGAACAGCCCATCAGAGGATGCCGCCAACTATTTGGTTATATATACCATGTTGAAGGATGGCACAAAGTGGTGCTACATCTATGATGTTACCAAGCAAATCAAGGAAGCCCCCAACCCTTATGAGGTAGAAATCGTTCTGGACAAACTCCCTGTGCCAACCAAGATAGGCGGCAATAGCGGTTTTACCCCAGGCGTTAGCGACTGGAACATCATAGAGATACCAATCGTTATGTAA
- a CDS encoding fimbrillin family protein: MFKKSMFCVALASLVLATSCSQDDLQTAKFSQNTINPNVELGGQPISTFAAAKGKAVKSRAVETTITNLGSFTMNAFQDGEANYMKDMKYTSTDGSVWNTDAGTFYWPVEGNLHFYAYAPEQPGQAGTFKLDKDAQTLTDFVPNTAAADQKDFVYAKSTGNNKANGTTGIDIDFQHALSEVTIAAKNENTTYTVDVTGVKIGNVIKKGTFTFPSTSDAAASWTLSSDVSDVTDYTTTWTTPVTLGSDVSTLDATNVPFMILPQQLSKATKASEKAYIAVKVKITLQGGYIQKDDWVYVGIDTNWEMGKRYAYTLDFTSGAGQDKDGKQVISGTAINLNVDVTPWHEVAEDLDPSGVVPTRPSVANSLIIDPTSTKAYGINIADKINAFWSSAVGDQTTPIVAGTEWTAEVIWQDIPSRAINFCSKSGVVKSGDTFEGKGTTPLYVKAAANVKGNVVVGIKKKGESDYLWSWHLWLTDEPQLVAGFMDRNLGAESATATDGAKTRGLYYQFGRKDPFVGSTEIYDINGTSKSTGATIATGKVTFAKAVQTPATFYTYGSGNNDWASPNNYTSKNWNDISESDGKTFFDPCPEGWRLPTKAEYSNFSTTTFTWDATNSGRTYNGNWFPAAGYRYSGDGSMSYVGSSGYCWSASPYSESLGYYLYFRSGGVSPANYSSRASGFSVRCVQE, encoded by the coding sequence ATGTTCAAAAAAAGTATGTTTTGCGTAGCCTTAGCCTCTTTGGTATTGGCTACATCGTGCTCACAGGATGACTTGCAGACAGCCAAGTTCTCCCAAAACACGATTAATCCTAACGTTGAATTAGGCGGTCAGCCTATTTCTACTTTTGCGGCAGCAAAAGGTAAAGCAGTAAAATCTCGTGCAGTAGAGACCACCATCACCAACCTTGGTTCATTCACCATGAATGCCTTCCAGGATGGTGAGGCCAACTACATGAAGGATATGAAGTACACATCTACCGATGGCAGCGTGTGGAACACCGACGCTGGTACATTCTACTGGCCTGTGGAGGGCAACTTACACTTCTATGCCTATGCACCAGAGCAGCCAGGACAGGCAGGAACCTTCAAGTTGGACAAAGATGCCCAGACTCTCACCGACTTTGTTCCAAACACCGCAGCTGCCGACCAGAAAGATTTTGTGTATGCAAAATCAACAGGCAACAACAAAGCCAATGGAACGACAGGTATAGATATTGATTTCCAGCACGCATTATCCGAGGTGACCATTGCAGCAAAGAACGAGAACACTACCTACACCGTAGATGTAACAGGTGTGAAGATTGGCAATGTCATCAAGAAGGGTACTTTCACATTCCCTTCCACCTCAGACGCAGCAGCCTCTTGGACACTTTCGAGTGATGTTTCCGACGTCACAGACTACACAACAACTTGGACAACCCCGGTGACACTTGGAAGCGATGTCTCAACATTGGATGCGACCAATGTACCATTTATGATTCTTCCACAGCAGTTGTCAAAGGCGACAAAGGCCTCCGAGAAGGCATATATTGCCGTAAAGGTAAAGATTACCTTGCAGGGCGGTTATATTCAGAAGGATGACTGGGTGTATGTAGGTATTGATACCAACTGGGAGATGGGCAAGCGTTACGCCTACACCCTCGACTTCACTTCTGGTGCAGGTCAGGACAAGGACGGAAAACAAGTAATTTCCGGAACAGCCATCAACCTCAATGTCGATGTCACCCCATGGCATGAGGTTGCAGAAGACCTCGATCCTTCAGGTGTTGTCCCTACTCGTCCCAGTGTAGCCAACTCACTAATTATCGACCCAACGTCAACAAAGGCCTATGGCATTAACATTGCCGACAAGATTAATGCTTTCTGGTCTTCAGCAGTAGGTGACCAGACTACCCCTATCGTGGCAGGAACAGAATGGACTGCCGAGGTTATCTGGCAGGACATCCCTTCACGTGCCATCAATTTTTGCAGCAAATCAGGTGTTGTTAAGAGTGGTGACACTTTCGAAGGAAAAGGAACTACTCCACTTTACGTAAAGGCTGCTGCCAACGTAAAAGGCAACGTTGTTGTAGGTATCAAGAAGAAGGGCGAGAGCGATTACCTCTGGAGTTGGCACTTGTGGCTTACCGACGAGCCACAGCTTGTAGCAGGTTTCATGGACAGAAACCTTGGTGCAGAGTCTGCGACTGCAACCGATGGTGCGAAAACACGTGGTTTGTACTATCAGTTCGGAAGAAAAGACCCATTCGTCGGCTCAACAGAGATTTATGACATCAATGGTACATCAAAAAGTACTGGAGCTACCATTGCTACAGGTAAGGTGACATTTGCCAAAGCTGTACAAACTCCTGCAACATTCTATACCTATGGTAGTGGTAACAACGATTGGGCTTCGCCTAACAACTACACATCAAAGAACTGGAACGACATTTCAGAGAGTGACGGCAAGACTTTCTTTGACCCATGCCCAGAGGGATGGAGATTGCCAACCAAGGCTGAATATAGCAACTTCTCAACCACGACATTCACTTGGGATGCAACAAATTCTGGTCGTACCTATAACGGCAATTGGTTCCCTGCTGCTGGTTATCGCTACAGCGGCGACGGTAGCATGAGCTACGTGGGCAGCAGCGGCTACTGTTGGAGTGCGTCGCCGTACAGCGAGAGTCTCGGTTACTACTTGTACTTCCGCAGTGGCGGCGTGAGTCCTGCGAACTACAGCAGTCGAGCAAGCGGTTTCTCCGTGCGCTGTGTCCAAGAATAA
- a CDS encoding four helix bundle protein: protein MAKYDELPVFKATYDLLLRIYMVSQHWSRDIRYTLGEELKKEVIEILQLIYQANASKKKVAFLSSCRVKLIKVRLQIRVAKDLKQLHLNQYGLLAEMQENISKQLSGWEKSERRKEKESKKEDNNNSNNKQ, encoded by the coding sequence ATGGCGAAGTATGACGAGCTTCCTGTGTTCAAGGCCACTTACGACCTTCTCTTGCGTATCTACATGGTCAGCCAACATTGGAGCAGAGACATTAGATATACGCTAGGCGAGGAATTGAAGAAAGAAGTGATAGAAATCCTTCAGCTTATCTATCAAGCCAATGCCTCGAAGAAGAAAGTAGCCTTTCTCTCCTCCTGTAGAGTGAAGCTGATAAAAGTAAGACTGCAGATTCGAGTCGCCAAAGACTTGAAACAGCTCCACCTCAATCAATATGGACTTCTTGCAGAAATGCAGGAGAACATATCCAAGCAGCTCTCAGGTTGGGAAAAGTCAGAACGTAGAAAGGAAAAAGAGAGTAAGAAGGAAGACAACAACAACAGTAACAATAAACAATAG
- a CDS encoding RNA-directed DNA polymerase — protein sequence MNLTSGYINPAAGYRNSDDGSYVPGKSICFLTHFPVLREVFASQFRDRVVHHLLFNYIAPIFEKTFIYDSYSCRKEKGTLFGVERLEHHIRSCTNNYTHTAYILKLDIQGYFMSINKKILYGIIYNKLMKQWEEKGKNCNIPGKNPEFILFLVESIIFKDHTLDCEVMGNKKEWMLLPASKSLFCQPKGIGLPIGDLTSQLFSNIYLNEFDNMIKRRFKIRHYGRYVDDFYVVHPSKAYLKSLIPEIRTFLKERLGLTLHPKKIYLQPYTHGVAFLGAFVKPYRKYAIPRSVNNFRSKAKKIISFSTRDELTIGQLEAIQASLNSYLGYLGHYKSYKIIHKSLTGSAVFKHLYFASGYKKSIPYKRYTNKRRERCEIAHDLNRILTA from the coding sequence GTGAATTTAACGAGTGGTTACATCAACCCTGCTGCTGGTTATCGCAACAGCGACGACGGTAGCTATGTGCCAGGAAAATCCATCTGTTTCCTCACCCATTTCCCTGTACTGAGAGAAGTCTTCGCCTCACAGTTCCGTGACAGGGTAGTTCACCATCTGTTGTTCAACTATATCGCTCCAATCTTCGAGAAAACATTTATATATGACAGTTATTCCTGTAGAAAAGAGAAAGGAACACTGTTTGGTGTAGAGCGACTAGAACATCATATTCGTTCATGCACCAACAACTATACACATACAGCCTATATCCTCAAACTGGACATTCAAGGCTATTTCATGAGCATCAACAAGAAAATCCTCTACGGTATTATTTACAACAAACTCATGAAGCAATGGGAAGAGAAAGGCAAGAACTGTAACATCCCTGGAAAGAATCCGGAGTTTATTCTCTTCCTTGTAGAAAGCATCATCTTCAAAGACCACACACTGGACTGCGAGGTGATGGGCAACAAGAAGGAATGGATGCTGTTGCCAGCGTCCAAGAGCTTGTTTTGCCAGCCAAAGGGCATCGGATTGCCTATCGGCGACCTCACCAGTCAACTCTTCAGCAATATCTATCTGAACGAGTTTGACAACATGATAAAAAGAAGATTCAAGATAAGGCACTACGGAAGGTATGTGGATGACTTCTATGTAGTACATCCATCCAAGGCATACCTAAAGAGCCTGATACCAGAGATAAGAACATTTCTGAAGGAAAGGTTAGGATTGACACTTCATCCCAAGAAGATATACTTGCAACCCTATACCCATGGCGTTGCATTTCTGGGTGCTTTCGTCAAGCCATACAGAAAATATGCCATACCAAGAAGCGTAAACAACTTCAGGAGCAAAGCCAAGAAAATCATCTCGTTCTCAACAAGAGACGAGTTGACCATAGGACAGTTGGAGGCAATCCAAGCCTCACTCAACTCTTATCTCGGCTATCTTGGACATTACAAGAGCTATAAGATAATACACAAGAGCCTCACAGGTTCCGCAGTATTCAAGCACCTCTATTTCGCAAGTGGTTACAAAAAGTCCATCCCATATAAGCGATACACCAACAAGAGAAGAGAAAGGTGCGAGATAGCCCATGACTTGAATAGAATATTAACAGCATAA
- a CDS encoding DUF5106 domain-containing protein, whose amino-acid sequence MKQIAFLIISILMLGCSSKPVTKPNPAASFVSFWEGFDFSNKAMTNNPGVTEAKFKDFCGDLIFSSKTERKQQIDTLLSRSKQGSKEMFLGFMELAEKHLADPNSPLRNEECYIPFLEYAIKEGKIDEAYKERYSFQLRNALKNRVGTIANDFKYITREGTTGTLKSIKANYTLIYFNNPDCHDCKRVYNILAGDSPTLAHLVARGELAILALYPDESLTSWNKNKGIYPYNWIVARYARDIDRERYNIPAIPSTYLLDKNKKVIYKDAIIEAVESYLRHKYKL is encoded by the coding sequence ATGAAACAAATAGCATTTCTCATCATCAGCATTTTGATGCTTGGATGCAGCTCGAAACCTGTCACCAAGCCAAATCCTGCGGCAAGTTTCGTTTCCTTTTGGGAGGGCTTCGACTTTTCCAACAAGGCAATGACAAACAATCCTGGAGTAACAGAAGCCAAGTTCAAGGATTTCTGTGGCGACCTCATATTTTCCAGCAAGACAGAGAGAAAACAGCAGATAGACACATTGCTGTCACGTTCCAAGCAAGGGAGCAAGGAAATGTTTCTCGGTTTCATGGAATTGGCAGAGAAACATCTTGCCGACCCAAATTCACCGCTGAGGAACGAAGAATGTTACATTCCCTTCTTGGAGTATGCGATAAAAGAAGGGAAAATTGACGAAGCCTACAAGGAACGTTACAGTTTCCAACTACGTAACGCCCTGAAGAACAGAGTTGGCACAATAGCCAACGATTTCAAATATATAACAAGAGAAGGAACAACAGGCACATTAAAGAGCATAAAAGCCAACTACACGCTCATTTATTTCAACAATCCCGATTGTCACGATTGTAAACGAGTGTATAACATCCTAGCAGGAGATAGCCCCACCCTCGCCCACCTGGTAGCTAGAGGAGAACTAGCAATCCTTGCCCTTTATCCAGATGAGTCTCTAACCTCTTGGAACAAGAACAAGGGAATATACCCTTATAACTGGATAGTGGCAAGATATGCAAGGGACATCGACCGAGAAAGGTATAACATTCCAGCCATTCCTAGTACCTATCTCTTGGACAAAAACAAGAAAGTTATATATAAGGATGCCATTATCGAGGCTGTAGAGAGCTATCTAAGACATAAATACAAGCTATAA
- a CDS encoding helix-turn-helix domain-containing protein, with amino-acid sequence MEQMKLYTHDEMMDSVIGKKGTPRRDKLDADLKTFLMGEAIKKAREERHLTQEQLGNLIGVKKSQVSRMERGANLSFSTMARVFKAMNISAYFSMPGIGKVALW; translated from the coding sequence ATGGAACAGATGAAACTTTATACTCATGATGAAATGATGGATAGCGTCATTGGTAAGAAAGGTACACCAAGAAGAGACAAATTGGATGCTGATTTGAAAACATTCTTGATGGGGGAAGCTATCAAGAAAGCAAGGGAAGAGAGACACTTGACCCAAGAACAACTTGGTAATTTGATTGGAGTGAAAAAATCTCAAGTCTCACGGATGGAAAGGGGGGCAAATCTTTCATTCTCTACAATGGCTAGAGTTTTTAAGGCAATGAATATTTCTGCGTATTTTAGTATGCCTGGCATTGGAAAGGTTGCCTTGTGGTAA
- a CDS encoding type II toxin-antitoxin system RelE/ParE family toxin: MKEKPKFTILYTEEAMSFLQSLDSKVQDKIAFNINKCRFYTDKELFKKLENSEIWEFRTLYNKKAYRLFAFWDKDKEAFVVATHGIVKKTQKTPLKEILKAEEIRKEYFNNK, from the coding sequence ATGAAAGAAAAGCCAAAATTTACAATTCTCTATACAGAGGAAGCTATGAGCTTTTTGCAATCTCTTGATTCTAAGGTTCAAGATAAAATAGCTTTTAATATCAATAAATGTAGGTTTTATACAGATAAAGAGCTATTCAAGAAACTTGAAAATTCAGAAATCTGGGAGTTTCGAACTCTGTATAATAAGAAGGCATATCGTCTTTTTGCATTTTGGGATAAGGATAAAGAGGCGTTCGTGGTAGCCACTCACGGCATCGTTAAAAAGACACAGAAAACTCCTCTCAAAGAGATATTAAAGGCAGAAGAAATTAGAAAGGAATATTTTAATAATAAATAA
- a CDS encoding DUF4134 family protein, producing MKKRYFLAFLFIAICLTASASCGTTDYSGSSGKLYDMVVYVVAMCSLTVQLLYAIAAVLSIYSATSIYIKLQAGEEGFTKSVMVLVGSCLFMIGATIVMPAFFGFNFG from the coding sequence ATGAAGAAAAGGTATTTTCTAGCCTTTCTATTCATAGCAATATGCCTTACGGCCTCCGCCTCCTGTGGTACAACCGATTACAGCGGAAGCTCAGGAAAGCTCTATGACATGGTAGTATATGTCGTTGCCATGTGCAGTTTGACTGTTCAGCTACTATATGCCATTGCAGCCGTCCTGTCCATCTACAGTGCTACCAGCATCTACATCAAGTTGCAAGCAGGAGAGGAAGGCTTCACCAAGAGTGTGATGGTGCTTGTAGGCAGTTGCCTCTTCATGATAGGTGCAACCATCGTGATGCCAGCATTCTTCGGATTCAACTTTGGTTAA
- a CDS encoding DUF4134 domain-containing protein produces MVFTLLFVFTLGMFAQNTAGDYSAGTTALGTVTTEIAKYVPVVVKLCYAIAGVVAVVGAISIYIAMNNEENDIKKKIMMTVGACIFLVAAAQALPLFFGVTN; encoded by the coding sequence ATGGTGTTCACTCTCCTCTTTGTCTTTACCCTGGGAATGTTTGCCCAGAACACCGCAGGTGACTATTCGGCAGGAACAACAGCCTTGGGAACGGTGACCACCGAGATTGCCAAGTATGTTCCAGTAGTGGTGAAGCTCTGCTATGCCATTGCAGGTGTCGTTGCCGTGGTTGGAGCCATCTCCATCTACATTGCCATGAACAATGAGGAGAACGACATCAAGAAGAAGATTATGATGACCGTGGGCGCATGTATCTTCCTTGTGGCAGCTGCCCAGGCATTGCCATTGTTCTTTGGTGTAACCAACTAA
- a CDS encoding DUF4133 domain-containing protein gives MANESQEQYPDYPVFKGLQKPLEFMGLRGRYIYWAAGTVGGGILSFLIGYVAFGFLVGLVLITSIVGFGGAMIFIKQHKGLHSKHSPVGVFILAHLVEHQKR, from the coding sequence ATGGCAAATGAGAGTCAAGAGCAATATCCTGACTATCCAGTATTCAAGGGACTCCAAAAGCCCCTTGAATTTATGGGTTTAAGGGGTAGGTACATATATTGGGCTGCAGGAACCGTTGGAGGAGGCATTTTAAGTTTTCTCATCGGTTACGTTGCCTTCGGTTTTCTAGTAGGCCTTGTCTTGATTACATCCATCGTAGGCTTTGGAGGAGCGATGATATTCATCAAGCAGCACAAGGGCTTGCATTCCAAGCACTCACCTGTGGGTGTTTTCATCCTTGCCCATCTTGTGGAACATCAGAAAAGATGA